The Electrophorus electricus isolate fEleEle1 chromosome 4, fEleEle1.pri, whole genome shotgun sequence region GAAACTGTGCCGATATGACACTAGCTAATCATATTAGAACACTGCTCCAAAGTTTTATGACTGTTGCCCAGTGTTCTTAACTACAGACTACAGAAGGTTGCAATGTCACAGAAGCTTCTTGTGTTACTTGTTGTGTATTGCTTTTTCACTTCTTCCTCTTTCATGCCCCATCATAGGAACAGCATGAAGGCAAAGACCAGCAGCTTGGTCAAGAAAGTGGAGGCTTCAAGTTACACAGAGAGGTGAAACACCTGGTGAGTACAATCTCTCTGCTTTATGTTATCCACTATGCCTTCCATTTCTACTTTGTCACTTAAACCAGTGGTGATCTCTGCACTGTGACTCATTTAGCTAACACAAAGCAAGTACACTTGCATGCATCAGAAGGACTGAAAGAGAAATCCGTTGTCATGTGTTCCCTTactgtttgcatttttgtgcatcttttttaaaagattttttaataaaacaatgatCTATAATCAagcaataatcaataatcaaataataaaagataATCAAACAACTGTCTGAGCTTACAGACAACAGGAAACAAGTGTTCTGATGTTTTTTATtgaagcacacacaaaaaacagaaaccaaaataaataaaaataaacctcaGATTAGGGGCAGAAAGTGATATCAGAGATTCCAATGAAACCACTCAATACAGGCAGGACCCATTAAAATGATGGACATAGAGAGGTGCTGCTAATCTCTACTTCTGTTCTAGGTGTCCGCATGGGAACAGCATGCACTCATAAAGCAGCAGcaacacagaggcacagaacaGCATCATGAGCAGGACAGTGGACACTTTAGGTCAGGTGGTGGCAAACTGACAGAAGAACATCACAGGGTAAGACTGATGTGTCTAGGTGAGGCTGTGGCTGCTGGGCCTGGGTTGTGGAGAAGGCCAGCATTGCTCAGCATTTACTCCACCAGCTCTGCACAGAGTGCCAGTCAGAGGGAAATACTGCATTGTGGAATTTCTAGCAGTGTGCTTCATGGTTGTATACGTGTGTCCAGGCCTTTTCCAGTAGACATACAGTGAATGTCACACAGTagcagcttgtgtgtgagaggcagctGCAGTATTATTGCACTGCTGTCTTGGTGTTTTCCTCTTggattattacacacacatacacacacacacgcacacacacacacacacacacacacacacacacacacacacagatggaccCACACAAACTTTTTCTGTTACGGTCTATTCCAGACCAGATCATAAGTGCCATCACCTTCTTGGCAGAATGGGTACAATAACATGTAGAGAAATATGAATCCCCTGTATGTAGCTAAATTTGGTTTTTGGTAGAAATAAACCTTTGACAACATTCCAAATGTGTATCACGCACCTTATGTATGCCAGATATAATGTTATAAAGGCTTTTAAACATCTGCcagtggtttttaaaaaaggagcTTCATGATAGAATGAGGCAAGTGCCCGTACAGTGCTGTAGTGCCTACACTACACTAGATAAAGCCCTAATAAACAGTTCATGCAGCCAAATAACATTATTCAATACTTAGTATAGTCATGTTAATAAGTGCAAttattttctataaaataatacagtaatgcagtattctagttcattggtatgtttgattctaacctactgtactgtactaggatacattctatgagtaaatgacaaagcacttttgtaagtcgctctggataagagtgtctgctaaatgccgtaaatgtaaatgtaattctgaTGTAATTCTATAGAAAAAGAAATTGTCAAGCCATTCGGGATTTACCATTTGCTCAAGTCAAGCAAAAACAGTTATGGTCCACAGTTTAAGACATTCCAATCAAACCATTGGGTAGGTGGAGCATCCTTTATGACTATTATTACAGCTAGATGCACCAGTAATTTTCATAATCCTCTTCTAGATCTCAAGAttgaaacagcacacacaacaacaGCATGAGCTGCAGAACATTGGAAGCTTGAAGTTAGAGGGTGGAAAACCAATAGAATTACAAcactgtctgtgtcctgtaagtgctatttgtaaatgttatgtatactgtatgtgttgttttatttgtctatcaatgtaatttcttttatttgtactgactgtagtgtctttgggtccttgaaaagaactacataaacaaaatgtattatgtgGAAGTGGAAGCCTTCTGATTTTGTAAAGAGCATGGGCACAGTAACACGTAGAATAATGAGTGTTAACTGTAAGTGTTTAAACCAGGTTGTGTTAGTAGCCATAAACATTTATCAGTAAACATTATGGTAGGCAGTTAAACCTAGTGCTGTTGATACCATCAATCATTTGCAACTATGGCAAGTAACCATAAAAGTGACTTttaaagaataaacacaaacattcaaacaatatttttattatttagcaGATTTTAAGACAATAATAAAAGTATTATGGCATATTTCCTTATTATGATGACTAGTGTAAGGGCCACACTTCCCAATTTCCATATGCTTTCAGGTACCGCCAAGggaacatttacacacacagcaacagctcGGGCAGGATAAAGGAGGCTCCAAGGCTCACAGATCAACAGAAGTACACTACCAGGTAAGTAGAAGCCTCATATTTTATAATGTCATTTACTGTGTAGTCCACAAGTAACATGATTCAGCAGGGGAAATATCCTCAGAATTGGCTTACTATAATATACATAGAGTGCAATAAGGTAAATCATAACAGACACACAATGGATTTAGTAtcacttgaaatgtatttatttttcaaccCTTTGAATATTTAGATGAATAGAGATAAGAGCACTCATACTGGCAGAAGCCAATGACTATAGATCTGAATATTCAGTTGCATAGAGATAAGACAGCTGCCAATGagttatttttaaactaaattttgcattttgctcCTCATAAATTTATTCCAACAAACTTAAGAGGATAAATGTTGAAGAAAGTGTTTGTAAAAAGAACTATATCAAATGTTGattagaatacatttttataatagaTTTGCATAAAAAACGTTTctcttaattttaataaaactaCCTTGTCATTTATTTTCCAGACTGCATTATTTTTGTGAATATATAATGAATCATGAATAGAGAGTGTGTAATTTTGTATTGATTGAaatttaattgatttttaaattatcTTATGGTAATTGATCTTTAACATTGTTATGTATTACTTTTCAGGAAGACGAATCAAGTCTCCAGTTAACAGGAGATTGTTTCCATAGGCTTGGCCTTGAAGATAAACATAATAACCAACTTACAAGGACAAACTTTCTTGAACTGTCCCCATCCTCAGTACACAGTCAGGAGCCGAGTAACGAAAAGGAACTGGTTCACACTTTTATGCAACGGCTTTTGACAGTAGACTACAAAGCAAGACACATCATTAATGCTGAACCTACAATTCCAAAGATTCAGCACACTGGAGGAGATGTCTATCATGCTCTGTTTAAAAAGAAGACTGTGAACAGAGAACGAAAGCAGGACCCTATTCACCCAATGGATGTTCAGATGGCAGTTTTTCTCTGTGCAGATCATTTCCTTCGCCAGACCATAGTGACTAAACTGCAGGAGTGTCAGTATGCACTTCCACTACTGGTTCCCAATCCCTTCACTGGAAAAATTGAGTTTCCTCTGTGGACAATGCGCCAAATCAGCAAGAGCTGGAAGAGGACTGATCCTTCACACCAAGTCACCAGCAGAACCATGCCCATGTACAAAGCTGAAACTCCAATGGTGGCATTCTTCAGGTTTGGCTCTGTGTCCTCATCCAAGTCTCAACTGATGAATAGTCTGATCAATGAAAGGCACAACACGTTCTTCCACAGACACTGCCCAGGTAGCAGCAGAAACCGTCTACTGATGGATGGAGTGGTAGAGATCACCTGGTACCTCCCATCTGGGAAGAGCACTGATCATTTCCCTGACTGTGTAGCATTCTGTAATCTCCATGGTGATTCTAGCACCAATGCGACTCAAAGAAAGATTGTAACTGAAATAGCCTCTACAAATGTTGTATTTCTGCCTAAACTTGATGAGAATGACAACAATATGGCAATTGTGCAGGAGCTCTACAACTCCCCAAAACCCCTAATTGTCATTCTTACtgatgaagaggatgatgatgaagatgctgtgtgtgagataggaaaaggaaaatacagGATGGGTCTGAGGGGTAGAAATCATTGTGATGTGTCTGATGCTCTCAGAAGTGTGATCAAGAACTGTCTCTTACGAACATCCAAGACTTTCAGGCTTGAGAACATGACAAGATTCTCAGAGCTCAGTTTGGATGAACACAATCAGGACTGTCAAAGAGGAAAGGAAGCAGCAAAAATGATAATGGGATTCCTGGAAAGAAAAGATCCAACAACAGTCAAAGAAACATATCTGCCCTATCAAGGAAAACTGTGGCATGCCTGGTGCCAAAAGAACAAAGACCTACGGCGGCTTCAAAGTATCAACATCGAAATAGAGAATAGCAgaattcaaaatgaaatgataGAAATAAGATGTAAACAGCAGGCACATGAATTCAGTAAACCCATGCAGGGATTTGTTGGAAATTTAGACTCTCTGTCtgttaatgagaaaatgtatttcctCAAGTGGATTAGGATCTTATTGGATGAGTTCACATCAAACAAAATCTCTGACATCCATCAAGAGTATGACAAAAAATGGGCAGAAGTGTTGGCTTTGAAAAAATTCGAGAGGCCAGAAACTGAACAAAGAAACATGGAAGGAGTCTCAAACGCATGTAATCTCAAAGGGAATTTGACTTTGAAACATGACAAAACAGATAAACTGAAGGTAGAGCAGTCAAACCTAGAAAACATCTCAAACAAACTTAATGCTACCACCTTTGGTTTAGAGCACATGCTCAGAGAGATGGGACAGATTTATGAAGCATCAATCTCTGAGAATAGAGGCATGATAAGGAAAATAATTCAAGACTTTACTCACCTGCCTAGACTTGCTGCTGAACTCATGAGATCTGGGATTCCAATGGAGCTGATGGATGGTGATGCTGGTCACGTTCCTCTGATCTGGGTTTCAGCAGTTCTAGATGAACTCATCAAGATTCTGGGAGATCAGAGAGTCTTTGTGCTGTCAGTCTTGGGGATCCAGAGCTCTGGGAAATCCACCATGCTGAATGCCATGTTTGGACTCCAGTTTGCAGTCAGTGCAGGCAGGTGCACCAGAGGAGCCTTCATGCAGATGGTCAAAGTGTCAGAGGAGATGAAGACAAAGCTGAAGTTTGACTATATTCTAGTTGTTGACACTGAAGGCCTGAGAGCATTAGAACTTGCTGGAAGAGCAACCATACATCATGACAATGAACTGGCTACATTTGTAGTGGGTCTTGGAAATATGACCTTGATGAATATCTTTGGAGAGAACCCTGCTGAGATGCAGGACATCCTTCAAATTGTAGTTCATGCCTTCATGAGGATGAAGAAGGTCAGACTGAATTCCAGGTGTATATTTGTGCATCAGAATGTGTCTGATGTGGCAGCTAGAGAGAAAATCATGGAGGGAAGAAGACGTTTGCAGGAAACACTTGATAAAATGACCCGGTTATCAGCCAAAGAAGAAATGTATGATGCAGAATGTTTCAGTGATGTCATAGCATTTGATGTACAGAAGGATGTGAAGTACTTTGCACAGCTCTGGGAGGGCAGCCCACCCATGGCTCCACCAAACCCATGCTACAGCGAAAATGTTCGTGAGCTAAAGAAAGACATTCTTTCTTACGCATCACATACACATGGCATAAAATTATCACAATTTCGAACACGAGTGAAAGACCTATGGAATGCATTGCTTAATGAGAATTTTGTCTTTAGTTTCAAGAATGCCCAGGAGATATCAGTGTACAGGAAACTGGAGGAGGAGTATGAGAAATGGACCTGGACTCTTAGGAGTGCCATGTTGAGTATTGAAGACAAAATGTTTAACAGAGTGGCATGTGGCACAGTGGAAACAATTGACAGAGAAGAGCTCAAGAATCAAATTGCAGCGACCATGGAAAATGTCCAGAAATcatttaaactgtattttgaaGAAGATGATGACAAGGAAACATTGATTCAGTGGAAGTCCAAATTTGACAAACAAATTCAACATCTCCATGAAGACCttataaatgaagcaaaaagaaaactggAAGACAACATCAAGCAAACAAGTATTCGTAAAAAACTGGACCAGCAGATAGCAGACAAAGAGAAGATTCTCTTTGAAAAGTGCAAAGAACTTGCTTTGAAGCTTAAAGAAAATGGGAACAGTAACAATGATTCAGAAGCAGAATTTGAAAAAATGTGGGGAAAGTGGGTCTCTGAATTACATGAACAAGCCCCCAAAATAAAAGATATGGACATGTTGGAGGATGTGGTTAACATTCTGGGAGAGATTCACGAAAGTGCCCTGGTCCATGAGCGAAAAAAATATTCtgattacaaaaatatttgcagtGTTGTTGATTACAATAAGTATGTCCTCTTGAAAAAGAGAAATCTTTGGGAAAGATCTCTTAAACCAGGAGATCAAAAATTAATACAAGATCTTATTTTGAAAGTCACTGAAGAAGTAAAAATAAAGGTGAATTCATTTCCATTCGCAGTCCAGGGATACAATCCAAGTTATATCCAAGACATTGCACGTGATATCAAAAAACAAGTGCAAAACTTTGACTCAAGTCATCAATCTTTTGATTTGAAGAAAGAGTTTGTGATTGATCTTTCACTTTTTGTGTTTGAGGATGCAAAACATCTAATTACAGAGCTGCATGGGAAATTCAAGGAAGCAAATGATCCCTTTTTATACTTGGACCAAAAACAGATTGAGTATTTCAAAGTCTTTGAGAAATACTGGCAGGGAGCAACATCAGCAGCTGTGCTTGGAGAACAAATCTGCCATAAACTAAAACAACCAATCAAGCAGAGCGTCTACAATATGATGGCAACATATGTGTGTGGACAAATGAGAGGGAAGCCTCCATTTAATGGGAACAGAGCTGATCTGGAAAAATACATTCTGAGGTCCCTGGCAGAGCAGAAGGGAGACAAGAATGAGAAGTTTAAGAAGTACTTAAAATACATGTTCCACCCGAGGTCCCACTTTGAAATTTTTATCCAAGAAAGTGTGGAAAAGTATATGAGAACAGAAAACCTTCAGGCAGTTTCTGTAATAAAAGAGTAtctggaggagaaagagagaaatgtcaTAAGTGCAGCTAAAATGGCAACACATTCAATGATCTATATGAATGTCAAATCAAATGCAGATACATGGCTGAAATATTTTTCCAACAACCTGGTAGATGAATTGGGAAACACCAATATTCACACTAGAGTTCTCATGAGTACTGATATAACTGACTATGACCTTCTTGTGGAAGTAATACAGAAAGAACTGTCAAAGGTTGTCGAAGAGCTAAAATGTAGCCTCAGTAAGCTTTCATCCTTCAGACCGGATACATCCAGAGAAAGGCCAGATGAGATTCTGATAAAGCACTTCTGCAGGTGCTGCTGGGAACAGTGTCCTTTCTGTGGAGCTGTCTGCACCAACAGTCAACAAGACCACACTGGAGATCACAATGCCGACTTCCATCGCTCATTGGGAATGAATGGACAGCATTACAAGGATTCAGCAGAATTTTGCATAGACTTTTGCACAACACTAGTAGCAAGTAACAAATTGTTTTGGCCATCGAGTGACCCTGAGAGTACATTTCCTTACAAAGAGTACAGGCGGGCAGGAGGAACATTTGCTAAGTGGGGCATCTCTACTGATTTTTCCGAGCTGGCATACTGGAAGTGGTTTATTTGTGAATTCCAAGAAAACCTTGAAAAGCATCACAACAAAACCTTCTATGATAGGGGGAAGATTCCTGATGAATGGAAATATTATAATCAGATAGATGCTGTTGCAAGCTTAGACATAGGACATTGGTAAAATTCTGTCACTTACTGAATGTCTTATTTCACAATGATGATTTTACAAAGACTCTGGGATCCTCCTGTACAATATTATGCACAGTCATATTTGTAATGCACATAAATTCAAATATTGCATGATatctttttttcaaaacagtaaCATACACTGCCTCAGACCCCTTAttggaataataaataataataaataaagtaataattgCATATACTGaagtaatatttataataaataaaataatgatttcaTTGATTGaagtaataaaaaattaatatataagtaataagtaataaagtaataaatacattgcaacttCATGCAAATGTGGCTTTGGCTTTTCAATCTTGCATACTCTTTCATTTAATACAACTGAGCTGGATAATCTGTATAATTTAAGATCTAAGATATAAACAAGTGAGTAGTTTAATGGTTTTAACATTGCGAACATAAATTATTCCATATTAGAAACTGAGGGGATGAAGCAATGCCAGGTTACCAAATAATCAGAGGAGACACCAGCCTATGGGCCCAGTTACAACggatacaaaaacatacatattagGAGATCATTTGTGGAGTGGGGGGGCAAGATTTCAACTGTGTAGGGCCCTGCACACAGTTAAATCCAGCATTGAGATTAAGTCTCTTTGGGGTAGCTTTGAGTAAATGACTAAATGTTGAATGGATCATTATGTGTTTGAGGATAATGTATTCAGAAACCTTATGAATGCTTGTATATTCAGAATGTCCAAAGTGCATTTATAGATTCATTA contains the following coding sequences:
- the LOC113587479 gene encoding interferon-induced very large GTPase 1-like, which codes for MCDGGKWYRHGKDSGGSKLGGDTPTERHLQEQHEGKDQQLGQESGGFKLHREVKHLVSAWEQHALIKQQQHRGTEQHHEQDSGHFRSGGGKLTEEHHRVPPREHLHTQQQLGQDKGGSKAHRSTEVHYQEDESSLQLTGDCFHRLGLEDKHNNQLTRTNFLELSPSSVHSQEPSNEKELVHTFMQRLLTVDYKARHIINAEPTIPKIQHTGGDVYHALFKKKTVNRERKQDPIHPMDVQMAVFLCADHFLRQTIVTKLQECQYALPLLVPNPFTGKIEFPLWTMRQISKSWKRTDPSHQVTSRTMPMYKAETPMVAFFRFGSVSSSKSQLMNSLINERHNTFFHRHCPGSSRNRLLMDGVVEITWYLPSGKSTDHFPDCVAFCNLHGDSSTNATQRKIVTEIASTNVVFLPKLDENDNNMAIVQELYNSPKPLIVILTDEEDDDEDAVCEIGKGKYRMGLRGRNHCDVSDALRSVIKNCLLRTSKTFRLENMTRFSELSLDEHNQDCQRGKEAAKMIMGFLERKDPTTVKETYLPYQGKLWHAWCQKNKDLRRLQSINIEIENSRIQNEMIEIRCKQQAHEFSKPMQGFVGNLDSLSVNEKMYFLKWIRILLDEFTSNKISDIHQEYDKKWAEVLALKKDKLKVEQSNLENISNKLNATTFGLEHMLREMGQIYEASISENRGMIRKIIQDFTHLPRLAAELMRSGIPMELMDGDAGHVPLIWVSAVLDELIKILGDQRVFVLSVLGIQSSGKSTMLNAMFGLQFAVSAGRCTRGAFMQMVKVSEEMKTKLKFDYILVVDTEGLRALELAGRATIHHDNELATFVVGLGNMTLMNIFGENPAEMQDILQIVVHAFMRMKKVRLNSRCIFVHQNVSDVAAREKIMEGRRRLQETLDKMTRLSAKEEMYDAECFSDVIAFDVQKDVKYFAQLWEGSPPMAPPNPCYSENVRELKKDILSYASHTHGIKLSQFRTRVKDLWNALLNENFVFSFKNAQEISVYRKLEEEYEKWTWTLRSAMLSIEDKMFNRVACGTVETIDREELKNQIAATMENVQKSFKLYFEEDDDKETLIQWKSKFDKQIQHLHEDLINEAKRKLEDNIKQTSIRKKLDQQIADKEKILFEKCKELALKLKENGNSNNDSEAEFEKMWGKWVSELHEQAPKIKDMDMLEDVVNILGEIHESALVHERKKYSDYKNICSVVDYNKYVLLKKRNLWERSLKPGDQKLIQDLILKVTEEVKIKVNSFPFAVQGYNPSYIQDIARDIKKQVQNFDSSHQSFDLKKEFVIDLSLFVFEDAKHLITELHGKFKEANDPFLYLDQKQIEYFKVFEKYWQGATSAAVLGEQICHKLKQPIKQSVYNMMATYVCGQMRGKPPFNGNRADLEKYILRSLAEQKGDKNEKFKKYLKYMFHPRSHFEIFIQESVEKYMRTENLQAVSVIKEYLEEKERNVISAAKMATHSMIYMNVKSNADTWLKYFSNNLVDELGNTNIHTRVLMSTDITDYDLLVEVIQKELSKVVEELKCSLSKLSSFRPDTSRERPDEILIKHFCRCCWEQCPFCGAVCTNSQQDHTGDHNADFHRSLGMNGQHYKDSAEFCIDFCTTLVASNKLFWPSSDPESTFPYKEYRRAGGTFAKWGISTDFSELAYWKWFICEFQENLEKHHNKTFYDRGKIPDEWKYYNQIDAVASLDIGHW